One window of the Spirochaetia bacterium 38H-sp genome contains the following:
- a CDS encoding sugar ABC transporter permease, which translates to MQDVKSYRDSWSSIRKLVRANVKTYTMIIALLLIWALFAVLTGGIFFSPRNMSNLFRQMSIISFLATGMVLVIVLGNIDLSVGSVTGFISAVVALMQARVFPNLLPSLFPAMSADTMGIISTVLTIIVGLAVGLLIGLFQGSIISYLGVPAFIVTLGGMLIFRGGILGVTNGKTIVPVEDSLVYIAQGYLSSATGVILAAIIIGLIFLFTFESRRRKEKYGFELPSLSTDLLKAGFFSAIVLAYIVYMNLYKGLQLPVLLLAVVALIVTYIANNTRFGRYVYAVGGNREATRLSGINIKLTVFKVHVLMGLLSAVAGIVLTGYVAAGTVNAGVNYELDTIASCVIGGTSLMGGEGTIFGAIVGSLIMASIINGMSVMNMPIFWQYIVRGVVLIAAVYLDVASKKRKD; encoded by the coding sequence ATGCAGGATGTTAAAAGCTATAGAGACAGCTGGAGCAGCATTAGGAAGCTCGTAAGGGCAAATGTTAAAACCTATACCATGATTATTGCTCTTTTGCTTATATGGGCTCTTTTTGCAGTACTTACAGGTGGTATATTCTTTTCTCCCAGAAATATGTCTAACCTCTTTCGTCAGATGAGTATTATTTCTTTTCTGGCAACAGGTATGGTTCTTGTTATTGTTCTGGGTAATATAGATTTGTCGGTTGGTTCTGTTACGGGTTTTATAAGTGCTGTTGTTGCGCTTATGCAGGCAAGGGTATTCCCCAATTTGCTGCCTTCTCTTTTCCCGGCTATGTCGGCGGATACTATGGGTATTATTTCTACTGTTCTTACAATTATTGTTGGGCTTGCGGTAGGACTCCTCATAGGGTTATTTCAGGGGTCTATTATTTCCTATCTTGGTGTTCCGGCTTTTATTGTTACATTGGGTGGAATGCTTATCTTTAGAGGTGGTATTCTTGGGGTTACCAATGGTAAGACCATCGTTCCAGTAGAAGATTCTCTCGTGTATATTGCTCAAGGATATCTTTCTTCTGCTACGGGGGTAATACTTGCTGCAATCATCATAGGTCTGATTTTTCTCTTTACTTTTGAGTCAAGAAGGAGAAAAGAGAAATATGGTTTTGAGCTTCCTTCTTTGTCAACAGATCTTTTAAAGGCGGGTTTTTTCTCTGCTATTGTTCTGGCTTATATTGTTTATATGAACTTGTATAAAGGGCTACAGCTGCCGGTTCTTCTACTTGCTGTTGTTGCACTTATTGTTACGTATATTGCCAATAATACTCGTTTTGGACGTTATGTATATGCTGTCGGCGGCAACAGAGAGGCTACCAGATTGTCGGGTATAAATATAAAGCTGACTGTTTTTAAGGTGCATGTGCTTATGGGGTTATTGTCCGCTGTTGCTGGTATTGTTCTTACGGGTTATGTTGCAGCTGGTACTGTTAATGCTGGTGTTAACTATGAGCTTGATACTATTGCTTCTTGTGTTATAGGTGGTACTAGTCTTATGGGTGGTGAGGGTACCATATTCGGTGCTATTGTTGGTTCTCTTATCATGGCAAGTATCATAAATGGTATGAGTGTTATGAATATGCCTATTTTCTGGCAGTATATTGTAAGAGGTGTTGTGCTTATCGCTGCTGTATATCTCGATGTTGCTTCCAAAAAGCGTAAGGATTGA
- a CDS encoding ATP-binding cassette domain-containing protein translates to MSSSDYVLQIEHVTKDFPGVRALSDVSFAVRKGTVHGLCGENGAGKSTLMKILSGVYPHGTYEGKIYLEGEEIAFEQGAIRQAIEKGIAIVYQELALIPHLTVGENIFLGREPLTPAGTIDWDKLYARTKELLDEFGLDIHFAAKVGNLSVGKQQMVEIAKALSEDARVLILDEPTSALSEAEVDTLLNILEKLRSRGVTTIFITHRLNEFFRITDEITVLRDGKVIKTVPTDKTNTEELIALMVGREMKERFPERNVICGDEIMRVENWTVEDPEKPGRSIIEDVSFSVRKGEVFGIAGLMGSGRTELVMSIFGEYGNVVGGKIFLDGEELFIKRARDAMNYGISLVPEERKTQGLILQQTILKNIALPNMDLFSGFGYVDKLKELQMCEEYSRRLTVKTHSLHVPVNTLSGGNQQKVVISKWLMKEPKVLILDDPTRGIDVGAKYEIYKLINNLVENGVSVILISSELEEVMGMSDRIMVMCEGHATGILERNEFDQERIMSLATKLFQ, encoded by the coding sequence ATGAGTAGTAGTGATTATGTACTTCAAATCGAGCATGTGACCAAGGATTTTCCCGGTGTGCGGGCTCTGTCAGATGTTTCTTTTGCAGTAAGAAAGGGTACTGTGCATGGTCTGTGCGGAGAAAATGGTGCAGGTAAATCAACTCTGATGAAGATTTTGTCGGGTGTTTATCCTCACGGAACATACGAGGGGAAAATCTATCTGGAGGGGGAGGAGATTGCTTTTGAGCAGGGAGCCATAAGGCAGGCTATAGAAAAAGGTATTGCTATTGTTTATCAGGAGCTAGCTCTTATTCCTCATCTTACGGTGGGCGAAAATATTTTTCTAGGAAGAGAGCCTCTTACTCCTGCTGGTACAATTGATTGGGATAAGCTCTATGCAAGAACAAAGGAGCTTCTTGATGAGTTTGGGCTGGATATCCACTTTGCTGCCAAGGTTGGTAATCTGAGTGTGGGTAAACAACAGATGGTGGAGATAGCAAAGGCGCTATCCGAAGATGCCAGAGTCCTCATTCTTGATGAGCCTACGTCTGCTCTCAGTGAGGCTGAGGTTGATACTTTGCTTAATATTTTGGAGAAACTTAGAAGCAGAGGTGTTACAACAATATTTATTACGCACAGGTTAAATGAGTTTTTCCGTATCACGGATGAGATAACAGTTCTCCGTGATGGAAAGGTTATAAAAACTGTTCCTACGGATAAAACCAATACGGAAGAACTTATAGCTCTTATGGTTGGCCGCGAGATGAAGGAGCGTTTCCCAGAGAGAAATGTTATATGCGGTGATGAGATAATGCGGGTAGAAAACTGGACCGTAGAGGATCCGGAAAAACCCGGTAGAAGTATTATAGAAGATGTTTCTTTTTCTGTAAGAAAAGGTGAGGTCTTTGGTATTGCCGGACTTATGGGTTCCGGGCGGACCGAGCTTGTAATGTCTATTTTTGGTGAATATGGTAATGTTGTAGGTGGAAAAATCTTTCTTGACGGCGAGGAACTTTTTATAAAGCGTGCAAGAGATGCTATGAACTATGGCATAAGTCTTGTGCCGGAAGAGAGAAAAACACAGGGCCTTATTCTTCAGCAGACTATACTTAAGAATATAGCCCTTCCCAATATGGATTTGTTCTCCGGTTTTGGTTATGTGGATAAGCTCAAAGAGCTTCAGATGTGTGAGGAATATTCCAGGAGGCTTACAGTAAAGACACATTCTTTACATGTTCCTGTTAACACGTTAAGCGGAGGAAATCAGCAGAAGGTCGTTATTTCCAAGTGGCTGATGAAGGAGCCCAAGGTTCTTATATTGGATGATCCTACAAGGGGAATAGATGTTGGAGCAAAGTATGAGATATATAAGCTCATAAATAACCTTGTGGAGAATGGTGTTTCTGTTATCCTCATTTCTTCTGAGTTGGAAGAGGTTATGGGTATGAGTGACAGGATTATGGTTATGTGTGAGGGGCATGCAACAGGAATTCTTGAGCGGAATGAGTTTGATCAGGAAAGAATAATGTCCCTTGCTACAAAACTTTTTCAATAA
- a CDS encoding substrate-binding domain-containing protein translates to MKRILIALFLVLLLVPMAMFANGQKDDGRIVIGVSFSDYATERWPNEAALFTKLGQEKGVQVITQVANQDPKLQNDQIENMVLQGADVIVVIAQDGDAAATAAASAAEAGVPVIAYDRLVKSDKIAVYVSFDNVEVGRAQARGILKVKDSGNFVLLGGSPTDNNAILFRQGQMEVLQPLIDKGQIKVVADQWVENWDPANALKLMENILTATNNKVDAVVASNDGTALGALQALKAQGLAGKVPISGQDATEAGCKSIVEGELTMTVFKDIRKLTPLAFQLALELAQGQDIKANHSEIKDYKLSELTLDDSLSGSVPCYFLPVVEVDKTNVYNEVIKTGFQSYDAVYAGVPEDKRPPRP, encoded by the coding sequence ATGAAACGTATCTTAATTGCTCTGTTTCTGGTACTCCTTCTGGTTCCTATGGCTATGTTTGCCAATGGTCAGAAGGATGACGGACGTATTGTAATCGGTGTTTCTTTTTCCGATTATGCTACGGAGCGCTGGCCCAATGAAGCTGCACTTTTTACCAAGCTTGGTCAGGAAAAGGGTGTTCAGGTTATAACTCAGGTTGCCAACCAGGATCCCAAGCTTCAGAACGACCAGATTGAAAACATGGTTCTTCAGGGTGCCGATGTAATCGTTGTTATCGCACAGGACGGTGATGCTGCTGCTACCGCAGCTGCTTCTGCTGCAGAAGCCGGAGTTCCGGTTATTGCTTATGACCGTCTTGTAAAGTCTGACAAGATTGCAGTTTATGTGTCTTTTGACAATGTTGAAGTTGGTAGGGCACAGGCAAGAGGAATACTCAAGGTAAAAGATAGTGGTAATTTTGTTCTTCTCGGTGGAAGCCCGACAGACAACAACGCCATACTCTTCCGTCAGGGACAGATGGAGGTTCTGCAGCCGCTTATCGACAAAGGCCAGATCAAAGTTGTTGCTGACCAGTGGGTAGAAAACTGGGATCCTGCTAATGCTCTCAAGCTTATGGAGAATATTCTTACAGCTACTAACAACAAGGTTGATGCTGTTGTTGCTTCTAACGATGGTACCGCTCTCGGTGCTCTCCAGGCTCTTAAAGCTCAGGGGCTTGCAGGCAAAGTACCTATTTCTGGACAGGATGCAACAGAGGCTGGATGTAAGTCTATTGTAGAAGGCGAGCTCACAATGACTGTGTTTAAGGATATCCGCAAGCTTACTCCGCTTGCTTTCCAGCTTGCTCTTGAACTTGCTCAGGGACAGGATATAAAAGCAAATCATTCTGAGATAAAAGATTATAAGCTTTCTGAACTTACTCTTGATGATTCTCTTAGCGGTTCTGTTCCTTGTTACTTCCTGCCTGTTGTAGAGGTTGATAAGACCAATGTTTACAATGAGGTTATAAAGACAGGTTTCCAGTCATATGATGCTGTTTATGCTGGAGTTCCTGAGGATAAGAGACCTCCCCGTCCGTAA
- a CDS encoding sigma-54 dependent transcriptional regulator: MGQTDNFTILIVDDEEELCQSLGEYLSAIGYNTISANSADEALAKLENSIVDLIIMDIRMPQKDGITLLRELRSSFAAFPIIMISAYISVDNIVQSMKYGALNFYQKPIDLKKLSDEIKQLAQAKKAKTTQSTYTPIISKSPRMAEILDIIEKAAPTEASVLITGESGTGKELIAHSIHYKSNRKDAPFLKLNCAAIPENLLESELFGYEKGAFTGADKQYKGKFEQADRGSIFLDEIGDMHPNTQAKILRVLQEQEIQRLGSNKIIHTDVRIIAATHQDLPSLIKEKRFREDLFYRLSVITIELPPLRERREDIIPLSEYYLKHFSLMYNKEIKKIDNEAKNILIAHDWPGNVRELKNCIERAVIFSSGDTITIEELPPQYHNIHTSYQLPNETNLNSVVDDLSKEIILQALKKAGGKKQKAAEILGIHRKTLYNKLKKLGLE, encoded by the coding sequence ATGGGACAAACAGACAATTTTACAATTCTCATTGTTGATGACGAAGAAGAACTCTGCCAATCCCTTGGAGAATATTTATCCGCAATAGGCTATAATACTATAAGTGCAAACTCTGCGGACGAGGCTCTGGCAAAACTAGAAAACAGCATAGTAGATCTTATTATAATGGACATAAGAATGCCACAGAAAGACGGTATAACACTATTAAGAGAACTCCGTTCTTCCTTTGCCGCTTTTCCTATAATAATGATATCTGCTTATATATCCGTTGACAACATAGTACAGTCTATGAAATACGGTGCATTAAATTTCTATCAAAAACCGATAGATTTAAAAAAATTGTCAGATGAGATAAAGCAGCTTGCACAGGCAAAAAAAGCAAAAACAACTCAATCCACATACACACCCATAATAAGCAAAAGTCCAAGAATGGCAGAAATCCTGGACATAATAGAAAAAGCAGCACCTACGGAGGCTTCCGTTCTGATAACAGGAGAGAGTGGTACAGGAAAAGAACTTATAGCCCACTCTATTCACTATAAAAGCAACAGAAAAGATGCTCCCTTCTTAAAGCTCAATTGTGCTGCAATACCAGAAAACTTGCTGGAATCCGAGCTTTTTGGCTATGAGAAAGGCGCATTTACAGGAGCAGACAAACAATACAAAGGAAAGTTCGAACAGGCAGACAGAGGAAGCATATTCCTTGACGAAATAGGAGACATGCATCCCAACACACAGGCAAAAATATTACGCGTATTGCAAGAACAAGAAATACAGAGACTTGGAAGCAACAAGATAATACATACTGATGTAAGAATCATAGCAGCAACACATCAGGATCTCCCATCACTTATAAAAGAAAAAAGATTCAGAGAAGACCTTTTTTACAGACTATCCGTAATAACAATAGAACTACCACCATTAAGAGAGAGGAGAGAAGATATCATCCCTCTTTCCGAGTATTATCTCAAACATTTTTCTCTTATGTATAACAAAGAGATAAAAAAAATAGACAATGAGGCAAAAAATATTCTCATTGCACATGACTGGCCTGGAAACGTCAGAGAATTAAAAAACTGTATAGAAAGAGCAGTTATATTCTCATCAGGAGATACCATAACAATAGAAGAACTCCCTCCACAATATCACAATATACATACAAGCTACCAACTTCCAAATGAGACAAATCTTAACTCTGTGGTAGACGATTTATCCAAGGAAATAATACTTCAGGCACTCAAAAAAGCAGGCGGGAAAAAACAAAAAGCAGCAGAAATACTGGGGATACATAGAAAAACACTTTATAATAAACTTAAAAAACTCGGATTAGAATAA
- a CDS encoding ATP-binding protein, translating into MENIILFMRNIHYKENNTAVLNGVDFELKKGEVHALVGEHRCGKTSLVKILTGEIRPDRGEIFLNKKKITINNPQDAYKYKIAAVYQSPQVIPSLNTIENIFITRMPKMWKNIDDYYIYIERTRQLQKQLNTNFDIFVPAGDLARPEKNLIDIMRALSHNPDILILDEISNRQRQEEIETLFTIIKKMTKEGKSVIYVTPNVDEIFSIADRVTVLKNGYRQSTDEVQKIDSLRLFRLTYSLIAEIEESEDSSIFSSTRLYNENFLRELPIGIVLIDQNHNMFYINPAASGMIDKKNDLKKGTAIHNIITEEISPKSAQILNSIYTGKKRQWTGVPFGKAMFTDIRVYPLVEKEDFLGHIIIIEDKSKEYHIQEYLSSTEKSFATAEIAAEVAHEINNPLGIINTYIEVLKLQELPESANEKLGKIQKEITRIQDFISSLTQIAEKKLETKKEVDIVSLIKDTIFLFQHIFDNKKINVSTHFSHNKIVLTGDEGRLKQLLINLVLNSVEAILHGGFIKISAEENDNNIIVKIHDNGHGIPDDIKEKIFTPFFSTKLGKKTTGLGLAVCEHIASLHNAKIEVDSKPGEYTCFSIIFDK; encoded by the coding sequence ATGGAAAACATTATTCTCTTCATGAGAAATATCCATTATAAAGAAAACAATACTGCTGTCTTAAATGGAGTGGACTTTGAGCTAAAAAAAGGAGAAGTCCATGCTCTTGTTGGAGAACACCGCTGCGGAAAAACCAGTCTGGTAAAGATACTCACAGGAGAAATAAGACCTGATAGAGGAGAAATATTTTTAAACAAAAAAAAAATAACAATAAACAACCCACAGGATGCCTACAAATATAAAATAGCAGCAGTGTATCAGAGCCCTCAGGTAATCCCCTCTCTCAATACCATAGAAAACATATTTATAACCCGCATGCCAAAGATGTGGAAAAACATAGATGACTACTATATCTATATAGAAAGGACCAGACAGCTTCAAAAACAGCTCAACACAAATTTTGACATATTTGTTCCTGCTGGAGACCTGGCAAGACCTGAGAAAAATCTCATAGACATAATGAGAGCCTTATCACACAATCCTGATATACTAATATTGGACGAAATTTCCAACAGACAGAGACAAGAAGAAATAGAAACGCTCTTTACAATTATAAAGAAAATGACAAAGGAAGGTAAAAGCGTAATATATGTAACCCCCAACGTTGATGAGATATTCTCCATAGCAGACAGAGTAACAGTCTTAAAAAATGGATATAGACAGAGCACTGACGAAGTACAAAAAATAGACAGTCTCAGGCTTTTTCGTCTAACATACTCGCTGATAGCAGAGATAGAAGAATCGGAAGATTCTTCTATCTTTAGCTCTACAAGACTGTATAACGAAAATTTTCTAAGAGAGCTTCCCATAGGGATAGTACTTATAGACCAAAACCATAATATGTTTTATATCAACCCCGCTGCTTCCGGGATGATTGACAAAAAAAACGACTTAAAGAAAGGAACAGCAATACACAACATAATAACAGAAGAAATAAGTCCCAAATCAGCACAAATTCTAAACAGCATATACACGGGCAAAAAAAGACAATGGACAGGAGTACCTTTTGGCAAAGCCATGTTTACTGACATAAGGGTATATCCCCTGGTAGAAAAAGAAGATTTTTTGGGACACATAATAATAATAGAAGACAAATCCAAAGAATACCATATACAGGAGTATCTTTCGTCAACAGAAAAAAGCTTTGCAACCGCAGAAATAGCAGCAGAGGTAGCACATGAGATAAACAACCCTCTGGGAATAATAAATACCTATATTGAGGTGTTAAAACTGCAGGAACTGCCGGAATCAGCCAATGAAAAACTGGGAAAAATACAAAAGGAAATAACCAGAATACAGGATTTTATAAGTTCTCTTACTCAAATAGCAGAAAAAAAACTGGAAACAAAAAAAGAAGTGGACATAGTTTCTCTAATAAAAGATACGATATTCCTTTTTCAGCATATCTTTGACAACAAGAAGATAAACGTAAGCACGCATTTTTCTCACAACAAAATAGTTCTTACAGGAGATGAAGGAAGGTTAAAACAACTGCTTATCAACCTGGTGCTAAACAGTGTGGAAGCAATTCTACACGGAGGATTTATAAAAATATCCGCAGAAGAAAACGACAACAATATAATAGTAAAAATACACGATAACGGACACGGAATACCAGATGATATAAAAGAAAAAATATTTACTCCTTTTTTCAGTACAAAACTAGGTAAGAAGACTACGGGTCTGGGACTTGCAGTATGTGAACATATTGCAAGTCTGCATAATGCAAAGATAGAAGTCGACAGCAAACCAGGAGAATACACATGCTTTAGCATTATATTTGACAAATAA
- a CDS encoding glycoside hydrolase family 16 protein, producing MNKVKISAFPIIILLGLIISVSCESVPGEKDNKKLVLSEEFSDKALNPSLWQYSISNPDWRKGIHTIYTSAEENIYIKDGKLNISAIKNPDTRQWTSARIRTKPELGWKYGRIEVSAQIPAQQGTRAYISLLPTEKTELWPACGEIILLSGTYKENRTIAEAGIENKIYNSLLGTEKKAGYDITQNKTKDGFHIFAVDWSPNEIKFYADDKLILSYKKEEDSSALWPYDKKYGIAIELMITNPEIEPQENPTLSIDYIRIYQASQNQ from the coding sequence ATGAATAAAGTAAAAATCTCTGCGTTTCCCATAATAATATTGCTTGGTCTTATAATATCCGTATCATGCGAGAGTGTACCGGGAGAAAAAGACAATAAAAAGCTGGTTTTATCCGAAGAATTCTCAGATAAAGCTCTCAATCCTAGTTTATGGCAGTACAGCATATCCAATCCTGACTGGAGAAAAGGAATACACACAATATACACGAGCGCGGAAGAAAACATATACATAAAAGATGGTAAACTCAATATAAGCGCAATAAAAAACCCCGATACAAGGCAGTGGACAAGTGCAAGGATAAGAACAAAGCCAGAACTTGGCTGGAAATACGGCAGGATAGAAGTATCCGCCCAAATTCCTGCACAGCAAGGTACACGAGCATACATATCGTTATTGCCGACAGAAAAAACAGAGCTCTGGCCAGCATGCGGAGAGATAATACTCCTGTCAGGCACATACAAAGAAAACCGTACCATAGCAGAAGCAGGAATAGAGAACAAAATATACAACAGCCTCCTAGGGACAGAAAAAAAAGCAGGCTATGACATAACACAAAACAAAACAAAAGACGGTTTTCATATATTTGCTGTTGACTGGAGCCCTAACGAAATAAAATTCTATGCAGATGATAAGCTGATACTGAGCTATAAAAAAGAAGAAGATAGCTCAGCTCTATGGCCGTATGACAAAAAATACGGTATTGCTATAGAACTCATGATAACCAATCCTGAAATCGAGCCTCAAGAAAACCCCACACTCAGTATAGATTATATAAGGATATATCAGGCATCGCAAAATCAATAA